The following proteins come from a genomic window of Nicotiana tomentosiformis chromosome 12, ASM39032v3, whole genome shotgun sequence:
- the LOC138902885 gene encoding uncharacterized protein yields MYFHDEEVSFIGEEIAEAYDGWRMFFDGTANFKGVGIGVVLVLETDQYFSISAKLKFPSTNNMEEYEACILKHKLAIDMNIQELLVIGDSDLLIHQVLIEWATKNTKILPYLHCVQDLIKRFSKIEFKHITRIQNEFADALATPSFVIQHPNKNYIDPILIEIHKQYAYCTHVEEEFDGNPWFHDIREYLEKGEYPKNATHT; encoded by the coding sequence ATGTATTTTCACGACGAAGAAGTGTCTTTCATAGGAGAAGAAATCGCCgaagcatatgatggttggagaatgttcttcgatggaaCCGCAAACTTCAAGGGAGTAGGCATTGGAGTTGTCCTAGTATTAGAGACCGATCAATATTTTTCGATATCCGCCAAACTCAAGTTCCCAAGCACCAACAATATGGAAGAATACGAGGCTTGCATTCTGAAACACAAATTGGCTATCGACATGAACatccaggaattactggtaatCGGAGATTCGGACTTGCTAATACATCAGGTGCTCATAGAATGGGCCaccaagaataccaagatattgcCATACTTACATTGTGTACAAGATTTGATCAAAAGGTTCTCAAAGATAGAGTTCAAGCATATTACTAGAATCCAGAACGAGTTTGCGGATGCACTAGCCACACCATCTTTCGTGATACAACATCCAAATAAGAACTATATTGATCCCATCCTAATAGAAATACATAAGCAGTATGCTTATTGCACTCACGTCGAAGAAGAGTTCGATGGGAATCCATGGTTTCACGATATCAGGGAGTATTTGGAGAAAGGAGAATACCCAAAAAATGCTACACACACTTAG
- the LOC104101072 gene encoding uncharacterized protein — translation MDGFETIQNAWRRYKSQLKKDHYEAYENDELRMAKRPKNVLESEFKDLLKYWNSDKAHAEMENIQSTHETEEGSQSVDAFASVMGPEHPSRLRLYGRGVTKTVLKGKVRDFGPSLNATNEMMQQKMEEIEVRMQQKMQEKFNAQKDAMKQEITINVVAQLQSLNPELRLDPNMLTFYARSPGEASSEQQAAIQLINRPSAGSNNQGGENEEKEYESSEELDLT, via the exons ATGGACGGATTTGAAACAATTCAAAATGCTTGGAGAAGGTATAAAAGTCAGTTGAAGAAAGATCACTATGAAGCCTATGAAAATGATGAACTTCGAATGGCAAAAAGGCCTAAAAATGTTCTAGAATCTGAATTTAAGGATCTCCTTAAATATTGGAACTCCGATAAGGCTCAC GCTGAAATGGAGAACATTCAATCAACTCATGAAACTGAAGAAGGCAGTCAATCAGTTGATGCATTTGCATCAGTCATGGGACCTGAGCATCCAAGTCGCTTAAGATTGTATGGACGTGGGGTTACCAAGACTGTCTTAAAAGGTAAAGTGAGAGATTTTGGACCCTCTTTAAATGCGACTAATGAGATGATGCAGCAAAAAATGGAGGAAATAGAAGTGAGAATGCAGcaaaaaatgcaagaaaaattCAATGCACAAAAGGATGCTATGAAACAAGAAATTACAATCAACGTTGTTGCACAACTTCAAAGTCTGAACCCAGAATTACGTCTTGATCCTAATATGTTAACATTTTATGCTCGTTCACCTGGAGAAGCTTCCTCTGAACAACAAGCTGCTATTCAACTCATAAATCGTCCATCTGCCGGTAGCAACAATCAAG GTggagaaaatgaagaaaaggaataCGAAAGCAGTGAAGAATTAGACCTCACTTGA